From the Ammospiza caudacuta isolate bAmmCau1 chromosome 1, bAmmCau1.pri, whole genome shotgun sequence genome, the window accaacaccctgacccacagggtgtctggtcatattctgactctgtcCGTGTTGTTTTAtattactgcattttatttttatatttcctaataaagaactgttatttttactcccatatctttgcctgagagcctcttaatttcaaaattagaataattcagagggagggggtttacattttccatttcaagagagGGTCatgccttccttagcagacacctgtcttttcaaaccaagacagcaTCAAAGTAACTGCAAACATCAACTTCCTTCTATATGAGAAAGCTACAACCACAAAATCTCAGGGCAACAGATTATCCACCAAACTTCCCTATGCATGACTTCAGCCCCCCTCAAGTTAGTACTGCTACTGGTGTCATGGCACTGAAAGAGCTGAATGAAGTAGTGTACTTTAAATCATTTTTACATTAATGTAGTTCTTCTTACAGTACCCATCAAAAACACCCATGCACAAAGTAGCACTTTCCCCTGATCAAGCACAAAGGCAAGAAAAGCTGCTTCAAATACCTTAAAGACAAGATAATAATATAATCCTTTGTTTAACTGCCCACCAAAATTACAGCTGTATGAAATACAGATCAAaatctccaggctgagctcccttACTTTCTGCATTGATCTTTTTCTCTCACACCATACATAGTGGCATGCACCCTCAACATATCTAAGTTCTGGTGCTACAGTGTATATGCTTAAATTGATGTCCTTTGGCCACTGCATTAAGATTGCAACATGATCAGCTTGTTGTTGAAATGTCGTACGGAATGAGTGCATGCACTGAAAACCCATGAATAGATATAGCAATAAATCTACAAAGAACTTTCTTAGGTTGTATGGGGAGCCTTCAAGAACAAAAGCAcaaatggttttaatttttctctaagTGATAGCCACAGTTAATACCAGATCTGACAGGGAGCAAGCATTACATGCCCATTGGGCTTATACAGACATGAAAAAGAGTTTATGTTTGacatttgctttaaaaacataatGAAAATCTTTTGGCCTTTCCAGGCCCAAATTTGCATTAATTTCTGAGAGcctattactttaaaaaatattcgTTAACTGTATTGCTTGGATAACTGACCAAAAAAAAGCATTAGGAGCAGGCTCTTGGTTAGTGCTGACAGAGAACTGAGAGGAACAGAAACAAGATGCTGAAAAGCACATTCTCTTTTTGTCTCCCTTTCAACTTTTTTTATAAATAAGTGGCTTATGACATCAAGCTCTGTTTCATCACTGGAAGCTTTTCATTAACAGAAAGGAAACAATATGTAAAATTTCCACATATTGCTGTGGTTCACTCCACTTGTTTTGTCCCTGAATGTCACATACTACTATCTGCCTGGTGCCCTGGTGGAAAAGTCAAACCACATAAAAAATATTGTAACAGTGAAGATCCATAAGCAGCAGTCCATTTTTCATCAGTTGTGTTCCACATTCCTGCCAGACGTGGAATGGAAGGCTAATGCCTCCTCCACACATTTGAGATAGGTTAGAGCTCAGAAGGTTTGTAGATGACAATCTTTTCAGGGCAGAACATATCAAAGAGGCAATACCAACTAGCTGTGAGAACTGGAATTATCACTTTAATATGTTGTTATTAATTGTCCCACAGTCATGATCAGCCTTCATCCTGAAATCCATATGGGAACCAAGATACATCTTCCTCCATATGTGACAACTCCTGAAAAATTACTGACTTCATCCATGTGTAAGGCAGCATATGTAACAGCGTGATTGAAATCTTAAATATCATGACCTGTCCTAGAgtgactttatgatgcttgtatTCCCAATAGTTTGTTCTGTTTATGATGGATATCAAGTTCTGCATCGATAAGACTGGTTCCGAGAGCAAAgcaggggagagaagaagcacGGAGTTTATTTGCAGAAACTTCACTTGCTCCCCCACATTCCTTCTCATGGACTGTAttgtctgcagcacagacagtgGGAGAGAGCTCTTCTTTGCCTTatagttgtttgggtttttttagctagctgaggcagagaagttccccagacaatggcatttatttttcttggaactgATCCTGCTCTGTACTGAAAACCCAGGAAAACACTGGGAGCTCATGCCTGTGGCACACTGGGGACCAGGACACAGCATTTTAAAGTGCAGGAGGGACTGATAAAAGACTGAGCAAGCCCACTGAGCTACGTCCCAcaaggactttctgaatttgccatctcttcagaacagcttaatattaataatttttatgcTTGTGAATATTTTGCttgttaaatacatttttttccacttttctccaaggagatCTTCTCTTGAACCAGTTGGGGGAGAGTCTGCTTGGATCTGCTTTCTAGAGGGACCCCTTTATAATTTTCCTCCCAAATCCGCCCTAATCCAAAACATGACTTAagaaaaggagcagctctgtggaatgCCATAGATCCACCATCATCATGAATTAATGCTTAATGCTGcattatttgaaattattacaCCACCAGTTTAACCATGTGTTAAAATACATTCTGGGGTTCACAAGTACCTTTAGATACAAATAGTgtgaataaattaatatttgtcATTAAATAATTCATGCTTAAAGAGAGAATGTATTTTATAGGTTTGTAAAATCCAAACGAGTCTCTGACCACaagcagcccagggacagaTGTCTACTTCGGAATGTCAAAATTCCTGAAGGCAGCAGTAGAACAATACCCCATTTACCTATGAATAGACATGGCCAGCGTGATGATCGTCGTCCTCCGGGTTAATCAGGAGACACTCAAGAGTAATCACTGCTCGATTGATACGACTCAGGAAACAGCAATTGTCCAGCCCAGCACAGTGAAAGAAACTCTCATGCATATGTGAGGTTACAAAAGAAATTGGGGCTCCTCTGCCTCAGGCATaaaaaactgtataaaacaGCCTGGCTGGAAGTGGCATGGGTGAACGGGTGAAGGTCCGATGCGATGGAGGTCAGATCTATGTTCACCCAGTGCCGATCCCAGGCTCGACgctgtctctttggctgtggtggttttggggacCGTATTTTGGTCGCaggaaaagataaataaaatctCTTCACATTTATTAATTTGGATTTCTGACTGATCATTTATAAAAACATTCATACATATACTCTCACATATCGATTATGTGCTGCATTTTGTAAAAACATAGACattaattttttcaaaacatAAACTCAAGGTACTGAAACTACTTATACTCAATACATAGGCAGTAAATGTACAATTAAGATTACTAGTAAAACCTAAGTGCCCAAGAAATGACAGGTACCCTAATTTTGGTGACTTTGAAAGGGATCTAGGACATAAGTACACTTTCTTAAAGACCACTGGGTTGAAAAGTGGttgagaaaacagaaagttATCTCAATATCACTGTTATATAATCACCTCTCCTTTTGTTACCAGCTGGCTGAAGTTGGAATCCAGAAAAGTGGGGTCAAATAAGTGCAAACCTTTACTCATAAAGGGGATCCATGACCAGCTGCATTAGAGTCAATGGGAAAATCTACCGAGTACAGCTGTGTGACAAATATGTGGATTAACAGCAGCATTCTCAGGCAAGTCATGCTCAAAGCTGTTCATCACACAAGGTTTGGCAATTACCTCTGTTTTCAAAAGCCAGTTCAGACATACCAGACAACCAGATCCTGATCATCATGGTTTAAGGTGCTATTGGGGTtaggtttctttccttttgttcctATTTATTTATAGAATTTCTTTCCCATTAGTTGCTAGGATACCCTAACAACTGGGTacttaaggaaaacaaaagaagtgaCAAAGCTtaggggagaggggcagggataCCTCCAGAATTGGACAGGAAAAAGAGTTGCTGAGGAGTTGCTAGCTCTCTCCCTCTTGGCATTGCAGAACTGTCAAGCTGTTGCTTACTGCCGGGAGAATtcactgtcactgctggagCCCACTCCTGTACTGCTTCATCCTTTCTGTGGGTGAACCTTTGCTGTAAGAGCAGCCATTGAACTTGGGCCTTATTAAAATCCTACCTCACTGTTATATGTAGTGAAGACAATTCATgctatagatatagatatatgtaggtataaaatattaataaagttTGAACCTATGCTTGTGAAACCACTCTGTCCAGGAACAAGAAGTTATTCACATTATAACTGGTTCCCGGATTGAGTTAAGACAAAATCAAAACTTTGTTCTCATATGAACAGAGTAGCCCTGAGCCAAGGTGTCTGCAATTGTCTTTGTCAGGGCTAGAGGTATTCACATGATAACCAGTTCCAGGACAGGCTCTGGGACAGCTAGACCTGGTATCAGATGTAGGAGACAAGCTGGAGCCATCTGAAAGGATTTCCTCTGCACCTGGAAGATATCATCTGGAATTTCCCAGGTGATGATCAACAGGGCATCTCAGGAGGGCCACGAGGTCCTGCAGCTGGACTTGATGGAATCTGTACTGCTCAAGAGACGGCATCACCTACTACATGTGAATAGCTCTTCCTCCCAGACGATCAGACACTTGTCTAGGTTTTGGACACTTTCTTTGTCTGCTTTTACACATGTATAGACCCAACTTTACATGCCAAGAGAAACAAAGAATTATGTGGTCATTTCTGCCTTAGGTAGAGCAAACTGTATATAAGCAGGCTGCTGGAAGCACTCGATGTACACCTTAGGGGAAACACTGTCTCTCTGTCAGCAGGAACCCAGGGTCACCCAGCGGCTGCTCCCGGGGCTGATGCTGACTTGGCTGTGGGATTGTgaacttttctatttttgttgATTGACTTAATAAATCTTTGTCAAAGTTTTTTTATGATTTGGCTACAGATTTGACCATTTATAACACTCACTAAAAGAGGGACCTACTTCTATCTGCTTGGGTGCCCAAGGTTTTCAgctcatccctccctgccctgttgGGAACCAGTCTGCCACTATCTGCTGCTTCTTCAGCACTGCTTCTAGTTTTCACTACACTGTAGCCCTGCACCCCCTGCCTGCCAAGATGTCCCATGGTCCCAGCCACTGCTCTGGAGCTTCTGATACATCTTGTCTAACACCTGTGAAAATGGCCAATGAcgtgtttttaaaatttgaaaagttTAATAGTATTAAAATAGTTATTAAAATAGTcatataattagagtaataaaaatttggatgATTAGGACagtatgagacaataaaaacaaagagttacagacagtctgggtacctctttctgggcaaaacaagcctgaaaaaggatacacgttaacagaggattaacccttaaaaacaataacctgttgcatattcatacatctcatgCATGATGCATAAAATCCATTCAAACAAAGGATTCTGTatggtcagtgtcaacttcttcctctgaatcctgacagcatcttcagggctgagcgaggcaggaagaagttagtttcttctgataataagggagcaataaattctttttcattgAAATATTTGGGTGTCCTATGGCTGCTATCTTGGTGCAAGTACCTCAttcttctcttaaaaaaaaagtatcttacatagcatagtttctattttaacattatgttataacctaaaactatatttaacacactcctgaagaaaattaatacagcataactttctaacataacacatacaATACacatataattttaatatttgcgaaaagcctgcagcgatgactggccggagaccctgtgacctggctagctgagaaggtggccaacagtcccactgcagcagggggtgtcagccccggtggcaaggccccagggctggcagcttcaGGCACCCCTCGGCAGTAgtagccttgggctgtgcctgcaggacgagGTCTCGGGGTAGAGCTGCTGAATAGGGCGGAGCAGAAAAGAGCCGGACACTCTCTGGGGTCAAACGAGTTTAATGTCCCGGGGGGcgaccagcagggagtgaccgcgagagaaaaaaaagttgggcatgggattataaagggaggtggtaactggaggtgggatttacaaaaaaccaatcaggggaagtcaggggacgtgcttaacataatagactgtaagggagaactaatcgatacattataaaggaggggccccgggacctcagccaatcactactcccactgagaggaacattctggaagactgggagtggtggggagtgattgactgggcccagggaggagggaaaataatacatattaggAGATACAGGGTGGGGAAATTACATGACATAGGGGCAACCATAGCAACTAAATAATAGACAGAAACTAgggtggggaaaactgggaggacagaaccatcgtaacaagggggggaagaaacagaacataccaacacaccacaacatctccccgttttttgttaaataaaattgaaaagaacGGAAAAATCTGTACTAAAAGGTTCAAAAGGCTGGATTCCGGGGCTGATCAGTCCAGGCGTCTTCTTCTTCgaaacacagctcctggtggTATAAGGGAGGCGCAGCGAGCTCTTCTTCATCTGCGGTTTCCTCTGCCTCCGAAGGATAGGTGTCTCCCTCTGCAGATTCTCCCGCTACCACCTGGTTGACACTTGGAGCTGTGATCTTATTAACAAGTCTTTGGACCAGCCCACGGACCAGcgaaaagcaaatcaaaagtaaaaataaaactaaaacaactTTCATAACCGATTCTAGAACAGAACTGGCCCAACTGCCCAAGCCCCAGCCCTTAAAAATGTCCCTCAGCCAATCTGATGTTTCTTGCTCCATCCGATGGACTTGGTCTTTCATCTTCAGGATGGTGTGTCTGACGTTCTCAGCTCTTGATGACAAATTCATGCAGCAgaggccctcaaactcctcACATTGATGATGATGGAGCAGCAATAGGAAATCTATTGCTGCCCTGTTCTGGAGTGTCGCCTTCCTTGTTATTTCCTCGTCTGTGAGGAGGTCGTATATAGCAGCCGAAGTCAAATTGGCTTGCTTAACCACCCAACACTCTAGGCGGCCCAATTCACCTAGAGACTTCGCCACTGATACCCACGGCAACAGAATGGTAAAAGCGACGGTTTTGGAATGGGACCAATGTGTAATTTCATCATCACAGTCTTCTGGgagatctttaagatctctttTGGACCTGGCcaattctgctgtgatgttaGTCTTCTTCCAATTCACAATTTGAGTCATGTTGGGGGTAAACAGCGTCAGCTTGCCTAATGTGCACGGCCCTCCGATCAGACCAGAGGGGATGCCTGCCCACGCTCGGTCGCCACAAATTAAGAATGCTCCCCTGGGAAGGGCGTATGGGGTGCGGCCCGTGGTGGTGGGGCCGCTGATCTTTAAAACGGCCTTGCACCACTGGTAGGCTTGATATTCAGCTTTATTCTGTTGCACCACCTCATTGCCCTTCTCAATAGAGGAAAAGGTATActcaaattgaaaacaaatagaGGAATTGGCGGAACCGAGCAGGTGGAGTTCAGTGGGCTCGGAGGGCAAAGGATCCAGCTTTACCACTCCGTCTCTCCAAGCGTTGCTGGAATCAAAACTAGGAAGGATAGTAAGACTCCGTGCCAAAATCGGGGAAAGGGCTGACTGAAAAGCGGAGGGGAATTtgcctggagagaaagggatccccacaaggcaCGACGACATCGGGTCCTCTGCTGATGCTGCGTCGAGGCAGATATGATCTTGCCCTAACGCCTGAGCCAAGGTACGCCAGACATTCACCTTTGGCTGAGGGACGATCCACGCTGCCCAGGgtggaaggaggaggcagaagaTCAGGAGATGTAAAGGAGCGCTTGGACGCTGCCACAGttgagggctgagctgggccattCTGGCATGGTGTGGGCCAGGCAAAGGGagacaaactgaaaaaacaaaacaagcatggttataacttaaatattttcttaaagagaTGGTTCTGTCTCAAAAAGTAAATTAAGTTCGGGGGAAGAATCTGAGACAGGGGAGGAAGGTCGGGAATCAAGAACGACTCGAAAAGGGGCGCGAATCAATGGTGGAGAGGAAGGGGACCCGGTCGGAGGGAACCTGTGGGGAAAATAAAGGTGAGAGAAAGTGAGAGGTTTCCTCCTCCGCCGCCAACATGCCTCCTGCACCTGTGGCACAGTCTCGGATGTTTTTGCCTGCTCGGGGAGGAAGGGCTTGACCCATTTTGATGGTATCCATTTCGGCCCTGAGGGAGTGGACACGCAAGCgtatcccctcccccaggtAACCAGGTCATATGGCCCTTCCATCCGCCAGGTCTCCGGATCCCTTATCAGAACCGGAGGCCTGGCCTTCGGCTGCAGCTGTTGGTGACTGCCGAAGTGCCGGACAACTGGAGGATTCAGGTTGTCAAAAGAGCAGTTTAGGAAGTTTAAGGTGTACAAAGCTCTCGACAACCGGACGTGGGGGGTCTCCACCTTCACTGCCGCGCGTTGTTTCTCCAAGATCCTTTTcaggctctggtgggccctctccaccatggcttggcctgtcggggaataggggatgccgGTCTTATGCTCTATTCCCCATTGTTGCAGGAAGCTCCGCAGCTCCTTGGAGGTATACGCTGGGCCGTTGTCAGTTTTTAAagccctagggatgcccaggacAGCGAATGCCAGAAGCAAGTGCTTCTGGACATCCGCCGCCCTCtcacctgtgtgggcagaggcaAAGATAGCTCCTGAGAAGGTATCGATGGAGACATGGACGTAACACAACCTCCCAAAGGACGGGATGTGTGTCACGTCCATCTGCCACACTTCACAGCTCGCCAAGCCCCTGGGGTTTGCCCCAGCTGCGATGGTAGGCATTTGATGGGcttggcattggggacatgtggccacAATCGCCTTGGCCTGATCCTGCGTGAGATGGAATTGCCTGACCAGGCCTGGTGCATTTTGGTGAAAGAGCTGAtggctgatcttagcctggccAAACACATCTGGGAGCGGGCCCACCGTGACAGCAGCTGCGGCCAAAGAATCAGCCCGACGGTTGCCCTCAGCGATGAACCCTGGCAGATCAGTGTGTGATCTTACATGCATTATAAAAAACGGATGCTCTCGGTGGGAGACTAATTCTACGAGTTTTGAGAgcaaattaaacaatttttggttagagatctcctgcagaactgctgaTTCCGCTCTAGATACTACACCAGCCACATATGCGGAATCTGTGACCAAATTGAAGGGACCAGGAAACCTCTCAAATGCTCGGACGACTGCGTCTAATTCAGCTACTTGTGGAGAGGCCTCCACAATGGCAACATCAGCCTTCCACCGCTGAGTCTGAGGATCCCTCCAAGTCATTACAGACTTGTGGGATGCCCCGGACGCGTCGGTAAATATTGTCAGAGCATCTAGAGGCTTCTTACTCTGAATTCCCTTGATTGATAATTTAAACTCCGAATTAAAAAGTTTATGGGCCGGCCGATCGACCGCAACGCGGCCAGTGTAGCTGTCTAATGCGAATTGAAGCATTTCATTGGTTTCCAGCAGTTCATTGAAGGTCTTTAATTTGAGTTGGCCCGAAAccaattgaattggaaggtgaatgcatgcaaaatcacagcctgccagctccctgatcCGAGATCTCGCCTTTCGGATCAGTTCGGCCATCAGCTCTTGTGGCCTTGTCATCCTTTTGGACCTGTGCTGGCTGAGGAACACCCACTCTATGATTAAGAGGGGGTCGCCCAGACCCTGGTCCTTTAAACTCTTGTCCCACTGATGGATCAAGCCGTGAAGATGTGGCAGCTTCCCCAGAATAATGAATTTAAATGGCAGGCCTGGATGGTAGCGgtgggcctgcctggccgaaaTGATTTTCTGAACCTTCTCCAGGGCTACCTGAGCCTCTGGGGTGAGTTCCCTAGGAGaactcagctcctctccccctttcaataaattgaaaaggggGGCTAGGTCTTCTGTTGGTATACCTAAccagggtctcacccaatttaaagacccacacagtTGGTGAACATCCGCTAGGGTCTGGACTTTCGTCCGGATGGCCAATTTCTGCGGAACAATGGTCCGCTTGGTGATTTCAAGGCCCAGGTACCTCCAAGGTGGCatcctttgaattttttctgcttggagctcgaaccctgcagcaaccaacgCACTGGTTGTCAGGTCAAGCGCATGGGCAAGTAGATCATCTGTTGGGGCACAGACGAGGATGTCATCCATATAGTGATGTAACAGGACGACATCCCCGAGGGCTGTACGGACAGGAGACAGCAGCGAAGCAACATACCACTGGCAGATCACAGGACTATTCTTTAATCCTTGCGGAAGAACTCGCCAGTGATAGCGCTTGGCCGGGGACTCACGGTTGATGGAGGGAACCGTGAACGCAAAACGCGGGGCATCATCAGGATGcagaggaatttggaaaaaacaatcttttatGTCGATTATAGCCCaattccaattttgggggagcatTGTAGGGGATGGCATCCCTGGTTGGAGGGGACCCATGTCAATTACTTGTTCATTAATTTGGCGGAGATCGGTCAGGAGCCGCCACTTGTCTTTATTAGGTTTTTTGATGACAAACACTGGGGAGTTCCAAGGTGACATGGTCTCCACCAGGTTGCctttgagcagctgctcctgaacgaGCTCGTTGAGCgccttcaatttttgtttattaagtGGCCACTGCACTACCTGTACTGGCTCATCTGATCGCCAGTCCAGCTTCCAGGTAGGGCGCTCCTCAGTGGCCACTGCccgaaaaacctggggagcctttgggaGGTCAATTCTGGCTCCCCATTGGGCTAGCAGGTCCCTTCCCCACAGGGGCTCGGTGTAATCTAAAACAAATGGGCGTACAGAAGCCAATTGCCCATCTGGCCCCGTAATTTGTACAATGCTCTTTGATTGCTTCGCCAATTTTAGACCCCCTACACCTTGTATGTGTCCGGCTGCGTTTTGCAAATCCCAATGTGACGGCCAATCCCTAGAGGGAATGATCGTCACATCTGCCCCTGTGTCCAGTAACCCCCGCACGATTTTACGGTCTGAGCCCAGGGACAGTTGACATGTCAGCCTGGGCTTTTCTCTTCCCACAACTTGGGCCCAAGCAACCGTTGGAGGTGAGGACCCC encodes:
- the LOC131559519 gene encoding uncharacterized protein LOC131559519, with translation MAQLSPQLWQRPSAPLHLLIFCLLLPPWAAWIVPQPKVNVWRTLAQALGQDHICLDAASAEDPMSSCLVGIPFSPGKFPSAFQSALSPILARSLTILPSFDSSNAWRDGVVKLDPLPSEPTELHLLGSANSSICFQFEYTFSSIEKGNEVVQQNKAEYQAYQWCKAVLKISGPTTTGRTPYALPRGAFLICGDRAWAGIPSGLIGGPCTLGKLTLFTPNMTQIVNWKKTNITAELARSKRDLKDLPEDCDDEITHWSHSKTVAFTILLPWVSVAKSLGELGRLECWVVKQANLTSAAIYDLLTDEEITRKATLQNRAAIDFLLLLHHHQCEEFEGLCCMNLSSRAENVRHTILKMKDQVHRMEQETSDWLRDIFKGWGLGSWASSVLESVMKVVLVLFLLLICFSLVRGLVQRLVNKITAPSVNQVVAGESAEGDTYPSEAEETADEEELAAPPLYHQELCFEEEDAWTDQPRNPAF